A window of Triplophysa dalaica isolate WHDGS20190420 chromosome 7, ASM1584641v1, whole genome shotgun sequence contains these coding sequences:
- the LOC130425965 gene encoding gastrula zinc finger protein XlCGF7.1-like isoform X1 — MGFIMTRLFAKAQGRVLRVWIDLVSAEPTPCTAHQIRITFIPMLYQFLHTTELFICEGELVVRSVPPHHTVKLSEAMNEVEEKHQGQNPQSIVKLEMSSSSLQKNKIFPPKMKQKTEEGGHACAQCGKCFKYKCLLQRHMRIHSEERPYTCPQCEKRFKRKSTLEKHIRIHTGVRQYTCPQCGKSFKRKSTLYEHMKIHSEERPYACPQCEKSFNRKSTLKDHVRIHTGERPYTCPQCEKSFTQKSTLDEHMKIHTGERPYTCPQCGKSFIRKSTLDDHVRNHTGELPYACPQCGKSFYRKSTLEHHVGIHTGERP, encoded by the exons ATGGGATTTATAATGACGAGGTTATTCGCTAAAG CCCAGGGAAGAGTGCTCCGGGTTTGGATAGATCTGGTGAGCGCGGAGCCCACTCCCTGCACAGCAcaccaaatacgcataaccttcataCCCATGCTTTACCAATTTCTCCATACAACTGAGCTGTTTATCTGCGAAGGCGAACTCGTGGTCAG GTCTGTTCCACCACACCACACAGTGAAGCTCAGTGAAGCCATGAATGAAGTTGAGGAGAAACATCAGGGTCAGAATCCTCAGAGTATTGTAAAGCTAGAAATGTCTTCTAGTAGTTTGCAGAAGAACAAGATTTTCCctccaaaaatgaaacaaaaaacagaagaaGGTGGACATGCCTGCGCTCAGTGTGGAAAATGtttcaaatacaaatgtctTCTTCAgagacacatgagaattcacagtGAAGAGCGCCCATACAcgtgtcctcagtgtgaaaagagatTCAAACGCAAATCAACGCTTGAGAAGCACATTAGAATTCACACAGGAGTGCGTCAgtacacatgtcctcagtgtggaaagagtttcaaacgCAAATCAACTCTTTATGAGCACATGAAAATTCACAGTGAAGAGCGACCATAtgcatgtcctcagtgtgaaaagagtttcaacCGCAAATCAACGCTTAAGGACCATGTGAGAATTCAtactggagagcgcccatacacCTGTCcacagtgtgaaaagagtttcacacagaaATCAACACTTGATGAGcacatgaaaattcacactggagagcgacCATACacgtgtcctcagtgtggaaagagtttcatcCGCAAATCAACGCTTGATGACCACGTGAGAAATCACACTGGAGAGCTACCATAcgcatgtcctcagtgtggaaagagtttctaCCGCAAATCAACACTTGAGCACCATGTgggaattcacactggagagcgacCATAG
- the LOC130425974 gene encoding gastrula zinc finger protein XlCGF7.1-like isoform X1: MSVPLNHTVMFSEDMNEVEEKHQGQKPQLEMSSSSLQKNKNFSPKWKQRTEAGEPFTCSQCGESFIYKYHLRVHMRVHTEERLYECPKCGKSFKLKSTLEDHMTIHTEARRYTCPQCGKSFKQKSNLEVHIRIHTGEQPYMCTQCGKSFKQKSNLKEHITIHTEERPYSCNQCGKRFKRKSNLEDHMKIHSEERPYACPQCEKSFKQKSNLEKHIRIHTGELPYTCPQCEKSFRHKSTLDRHIRIHTGERPYTCPQCGKSFKHKSSLEDHLRGHTGGR, from the exons AT GTCTGTTCCACTAAACCACACAGTGATGTTCAGTGAAGACATGAATGAAGTTGAGGAGAAACATCAGGGTCAGAAACCTCAGCTGGAAATGTCTTCTAGTAGTTTGCAGAAGAACAAGAATTTCTCTCCAAAATGGAAACAAAGAACAGAAGCAGGCGAGCCGTTCACCTGCTCTCAGTGTGGAGAGAGTTTCATATACAAATATCATCTTCGTGttcacatgagagttcacactgaAGAGCGACTGTACGAGTGTCCcaagtgtggaaagagtttcaaactCAAATCAACGCTTGAGGATCACATGACAATTCACACTGAGGCGCGCCGatacacatgtcctcagtgtggaaagagttttaaacagaaatcaaatcTTGAGGTGCACAttagaattcacactggagagcaaCCATACATGTGtactcagtgtggaaagagttttaaacagaaatcaaatcTTAAGGAGCACATCACGATTCACACTGAAGAGCGCCCATACTCATGtaatcagtgtggaaagagattcAAACGCAAATCAAATCTTGAGGATCACATGAAAATTCACAGTGAAGAGCGCCCATATGcgtgtcctcagtgtgaaaagagttttaaacagaaatcaaatcTTGAGAAGCACAttagaattcacactggagagctaccatacacatgtcctcagtgtgaaaagagtttcagaCACAAATCAACGCTTGACAGGCACAttagaattcacactggagagcgtccatacacgtgtcctcagtgtggaaagagtttcaaacaCAAGTCATCGCTTGAGGACCACCTGAGGGGTCACACTGGAGGGCGCTGA
- the LOC130425974 gene encoding gastrula zinc finger protein XlCGF7.1-like isoform X2 produces the protein MFSEDMNEVEEKHQGQKPQLEMSSSSLQKNKNFSPKWKQRTEAGEPFTCSQCGESFIYKYHLRVHMRVHTEERLYECPKCGKSFKLKSTLEDHMTIHTEARRYTCPQCGKSFKQKSNLEVHIRIHTGEQPYMCTQCGKSFKQKSNLKEHITIHTEERPYSCNQCGKRFKRKSNLEDHMKIHSEERPYACPQCEKSFKQKSNLEKHIRIHTGELPYTCPQCEKSFRHKSTLDRHIRIHTGERPYTCPQCGKSFKHKSSLEDHLRGHTGGR, from the coding sequence ATGTTCAGTGAAGACATGAATGAAGTTGAGGAGAAACATCAGGGTCAGAAACCTCAGCTGGAAATGTCTTCTAGTAGTTTGCAGAAGAACAAGAATTTCTCTCCAAAATGGAAACAAAGAACAGAAGCAGGCGAGCCGTTCACCTGCTCTCAGTGTGGAGAGAGTTTCATATACAAATATCATCTTCGTGttcacatgagagttcacactgaAGAGCGACTGTACGAGTGTCCcaagtgtggaaagagtttcaaactCAAATCAACGCTTGAGGATCACATGACAATTCACACTGAGGCGCGCCGatacacatgtcctcagtgtggaaagagttttaaacagaaatcaaatcTTGAGGTGCACAttagaattcacactggagagcaaCCATACATGTGtactcagtgtggaaagagttttaaacagaaatcaaatcTTAAGGAGCACATCACGATTCACACTGAAGAGCGCCCATACTCATGtaatcagtgtggaaagagattcAAACGCAAATCAAATCTTGAGGATCACATGAAAATTCACAGTGAAGAGCGCCCATATGcgtgtcctcagtgtgaaaagagttttaaacagaaatcaaatcTTGAGAAGCACAttagaattcacactggagagctaccatacacatgtcctcagtgtgaaaagagtttcagaCACAAATCAACGCTTGACAGGCACAttagaattcacactggagagcgtccatacacgtgtcctcagtgtggaaagagtttcaaacaCAAGTCATCGCTTGAGGACCACCTGAGGGGTCACACTGGAGGGCGCTGA
- the LOC130425988 gene encoding gastrula zinc finger protein XlCGF49.1-like, translating to MRFIMTRSVPLNHKVMFSEDMNEVEEKHQCQKTRNVVRLEMSSSSLQKNKKIFSPKRKQRTEAGEPFTCSHCGKSFKHKFSFRRHVTIHTGERPYTCPQCGKSFNRKSTLEEHIRIHTKERPHACTQCGKSFTQKSTLDAHMRVHTEERPYTCPQCEKSFNRKATLEDHIRIHTKERPHACTQCGKSFRVKSNLRVHIRFHKKERP from the exons ATGAGATTTATAATGACGAG GTCTGTTCCACTAAACCACAAAGTGATGTTCAGTGAAGACATGAATGAAGTTGAGGAGAAACATCAGTGTCAGAAAACCCGGAATGTTGTAAGGCTGGAAATGTCTTCTAGTAGTTTGCAGAAGAACAAGAAGATTTTTTCTCCAAAAAGGAAACAAAGAACTGAAGCGGGCGAGCCGTTCACCTGCTCtcactgtggaaagagtttcaaacaCAAATTTAGTTTTCGGAGACACGTGacaattcacactggagagcgtccatacacatgtcctcagtgtggaaagagtttcaaccGCAAGTCAACTCTTGAGGAGCACATCAGAATTCACACTAAAGAGCGCCCACATGCTTGtactcagtgtggaaagagttttacacagAAATCAACACTTGATGCGCACATGAGAGTTCATACCGAAGAGCGTCCATACAcgtgtcctcagtgtgaaaagagtttcaacCGCAAGGCAACACTTGAGGATCACATTAGAATTCACACTAAAGAGCGCCCACATGCTTGtactcagtgtggaaagagtttcagagTGAAATCAAATCTTAGGGTGCACATTAGATTTCACAAGAAAGAGCGTCCATGA
- the LOC130425958 gene encoding gastrula zinc finger protein XlCGF8.2DB-like yields the protein MFSEAMNEVEEKHQCPKPQHPVTLEMSSSSLQKNKISSPKRKQRTTADEPFTCSHCGKCFIRKSHLQRHMRIYNEERPYACPQCGKSFKQRSTLKGHMKIHTEERPYTCPQCEKRFKHKLTLKGHMRIHTGERPYACTQCGKSFKKNSTLKDHMRIHTGERPYTCPQCEKSFNHKSSLKEHMRIHTGERPFTCPQCEKSFNRKSNLEEHIKIHGEERPYTCPQCGKSFKQRSNLEVHIKIHTEVRTYACAQCEKSFRQKSALEKHIRIHTGEQPYTCHQCGKRFNHKSTLDEHVRSHTGERRYTCTQCGRKSFKLKSDFEVHMRIHTEERP from the coding sequence ATGTTCAGTGAAGCCATGAATGAAGTTGAGGAGAAACATCAGTGTCCGAAACCTCAGCATCCTGTAACGCTAGAAATGTCTTCTAGTAGTTTGCAGAAAAATAAGATTTCCTCTCCAAAAAGGAAGCAAAGAACAACAGCAGACGAGCCGTTCACCTGCTCTCACTGTGGAAAATGTTTCATACGGAAAAGTCATCTTCAAAGACACATGAGAATTTACAATGAAGAGCGACCATAcgcatgtcctcagtgtggaaagagctttAAACAGAGATCAACGCTTAAGgggcacatgaaaattcacactGAAGAGCGTCCATACAcgtgtcctcagtgtgaaaagagatTCAAACATAAATTAACGCTAAAGggccacatgagaattcacactggagaacgTCCATATGCATGTACTCAGTGTGGTAAGAgtttcaaaaaaaattcaacgCTTAAGgatcacatgagaattcacactggagaacgtccatacacatgtcctcagtgtgaaaagagctTCAACCACAAATCATCGCTTAAGgagcacatgagaattcacactggagagcgaccattcacatgtcctcagtgtgaaaagagtttcaacCGCAAGTCAAATCTTGAGGAGCACATTAAAATTCACGGTGAAGAGCGCCCatacacatgtcctcagtgtggaaagagttttaaacagagatcAAATCTTGAGGTGCACATTAAAATTCACACCGAAGTACGAACATACGCATGTGCTCaatgtgaaaagagtttcagaCAGAAATCAGCGCTTGAGAAGCACATCAGAATTCACACAGGAGAGCAACCATACACGTGtcatcagtgtggaaagagattcAACCACAAATCAACGCTTGATGAGCATGTGAGAagtcacactggagagcgccgaTACACATGTACTCAGTGTGGAAGGAAGAGTTTCAAACTGAAATCAGATTTTGAggtgcacatgagaattcacactgaagaGCGTCCATGA
- the LOC130425989 gene encoding gastrula zinc finger protein XlCGF49.1-like — protein sequence MYFSPYLVFSEDMNEVEEKHQCQKPQNLVKLEMSSSSLQKIKNFSPKRKLRTQAAEPFTCSQCGKSFKYKCLLQEHLRIHTEERPYTCPQCGKSFTQKNYLKVHIRIHTGERRFRCPQCGKRFKRKSTLEDHMRIHTGVRPYMCPQCGKSFKQRSNLEVHIRIHTGERSYACPQCGKRFKRKSMLEHHLKIHTEERAYANQILRIT from the exons AT GTATTTTTCACCATACCTGGTGTTCAGTGAAGACATGAATGAAGTTGAGGAGAAACATCAATGTCAGAAACCTCAGAATCTTGTAAAGCTGGAAATGTCTTCTAGTAGTTTGCAGAAGATCAAGAATTTCTCTCCGAAAAGAAAACTAAGAACTCAAGCAGCCGAGCCGTTCACCTGctctcagtgtggaaagagtttcaaatacaaatgtctTCTTCAGGAACACctgagaattcacactgaagaGCGTCCATACacgtgtcctcagtgtggaaagagtttcacacagaaaaattatctTAAGGTGCACAttagaattcacactggagaacgCCGGTTCagatgtcctcagtgtggaaagagattcAAACGCAAATCAACGCTTGAGgatcacatgagaattcacactggagtgCGACCATACAtgtgtcctcagtgtggaaagagttttaaacagagatcAAATCTTGAGGTGCACAtaagaattcacactggagagcgttCATAtgcatgtcctcagtgtggaaagagattcAAACGCAAATCAATGCTTGAGCATCACTTAAAAATTCACACTGAAGAGAGAGCATACGCAAATCAAATCTTGAGGATcacatga
- the LOC130425965 gene encoding gastrula zinc finger protein XlCGF49.1-like isoform X2: MLYQFLHTTELFICEGELVVRSVPPHHTVKLSEAMNEVEEKHQGQNPQSIVKLEMSSSSLQKNKIFPPKMKQKTEEGGHACAQCGKCFKYKCLLQRHMRIHSEERPYTCPQCEKRFKRKSTLEKHIRIHTGVRQYTCPQCGKSFKRKSTLYEHMKIHSEERPYACPQCEKSFNRKSTLKDHVRIHTGERPYTCPQCEKSFTQKSTLDEHMKIHTGERPYTCPQCGKSFIRKSTLDDHVRNHTGELPYACPQCGKSFYRKSTLEHHVGIHTGERP, from the exons ATGCTTTACCAATTTCTCCATACAACTGAGCTGTTTATCTGCGAAGGCGAACTCGTGGTCAG GTCTGTTCCACCACACCACACAGTGAAGCTCAGTGAAGCCATGAATGAAGTTGAGGAGAAACATCAGGGTCAGAATCCTCAGAGTATTGTAAAGCTAGAAATGTCTTCTAGTAGTTTGCAGAAGAACAAGATTTTCCctccaaaaatgaaacaaaaaacagaagaaGGTGGACATGCCTGCGCTCAGTGTGGAAAATGtttcaaatacaaatgtctTCTTCAgagacacatgagaattcacagtGAAGAGCGCCCATACAcgtgtcctcagtgtgaaaagagatTCAAACGCAAATCAACGCTTGAGAAGCACATTAGAATTCACACAGGAGTGCGTCAgtacacatgtcctcagtgtggaaagagtttcaaacgCAAATCAACTCTTTATGAGCACATGAAAATTCACAGTGAAGAGCGACCATAtgcatgtcctcagtgtgaaaagagtttcaacCGCAAATCAACGCTTAAGGACCATGTGAGAATTCAtactggagagcgcccatacacCTGTCcacagtgtgaaaagagtttcacacagaaATCAACACTTGATGAGcacatgaaaattcacactggagagcgacCATACacgtgtcctcagtgtggaaagagtttcatcCGCAAATCAACGCTTGATGACCACGTGAGAAATCACACTGGAGAGCTACCATAcgcatgtcctcagtgtggaaagagtttctaCCGCAAATCAACACTTGAGCACCATGTgggaattcacactggagagcgacCATAG
- the LOC130425954 gene encoding zinc finger protein 239-like translates to MFSEAMNEVEEKHQCQKPQNLVTLEMSSSSLQKNKIFSPIMKQRTEAEEPFTCSQCGKSFKHKSTLEGHIRIHTGERPYTCTQCEKSFKRRSTLEEHIRTHTGERPYACTQCEKSFKQRSTLENHIRTHPEERRYVCPQCGKSFTQKNYLVEHIRIHTEERRYVCPQCGKSFTQKNYLGEHIRIHTGERPYPCVHCGKRFRQQNHLKVHIRIHTEEQSYACPQCGKSFREKSTLERHMMIHSEERPYPCLQCGKSFKERSTLEVHRRIHNEERPYTCPQCGKRFRQKPTIKVHMRIHTGERRYTCTQCEKSFRQKNHLDVHIRVHTGERPYTCPQCGKSFKQKTRLELHKKVHTRERP, encoded by the coding sequence ATGTTCAGTGAAGCCATGAATGAAGTTGAGGAGAAACATCAGTGTCAGAAACCTCAGAATCTTGTAACGCTAGAAATGTCTTCTAGTAGTTTGCAGAAGAACAAGATTTTCTCTCCAATAATGAAACAAAGAACAGAAGCAGAGGAGCCGTTCACCTGctctcagtgtggaaagagtttcaagcACAAATCAACACTTGAGGGACACAttagaattcacactggagagcgtccatacacgtgtactcagtgtgaaaagagttttaaacggAGATCAACGCTTGAAGAGCACATtagaactcacactggagagcgtccatacGCATGtactcagtgtgaaaagagttttaaacagagatcCACGCTTGAGAACCACATTAGAACTCACCCTGAAGAGCGCAGATATgtatgtcctcagtgtggaaagagtttcacacagaaaaattatctTGTGGAGCACATAAGAATTCACACTGAAGAGCGCAGATATgtatgtcctcagtgtggaaagagtttcacacagaaaaattatctTGGGGAGCACAttagaattcacactggagagcgcccatacCCATGTGTTCATTGTGGAAAGAGATTCAGACAGCAAAATCATCTAAAGGTGCACATTAGAATTCACACTGAAGAGCAATCATAtgcatgtcctcagtgtggaaagagtttcagagAGAAATCCACACTTGAGAGGCACATGATGATTCACAGTGAAGAGCGCCCTTACCcatgtcttcagtgtggaaagagttttaaagaGAGATCAACGCTTGAAGTCCACAGGAGAATTCACAATGAAGAGCGTCCATACACGTGTCCTCAATGTGGAAAGAGATTCAGACAGAAACCAACGATTAAGgtccacatgagaattcacactggagagcgccgaTACACTTGtactcagtgtgaaaagagtttcagaCAGAAAAATCATCTTGATGTCCACAtcagagttcacactggagagcgtccttacacatgtcctcagtgtggaaagagtttcaaacaGAAAACACGTCTTGAGTTGCACAAGAAAGTTCACACCAGAGAGCGTCCATGA